In Ipomoea triloba cultivar NCNSP0323 chromosome 15, ASM357664v1, one genomic interval encodes:
- the LOC116007298 gene encoding uncharacterized protein LOC116007298, giving the protein MRTLAARLSTHIFRSKAVNFQPQKKFSTSSYGRDERSIEEEAERKIGWLLKLIFAGTATVVAYQFFPYMGDNLLKQSVTLLQVKDPLFKRMGASRLARFAIDDERRMKIIEMGGAQELLRMLEAAKDDRTRKEALKALFAISKSDEAAAVLQVVGAISAIKSTPGSLEDAEVEKYKSNLLNRFQVLRYDVSSDP; this is encoded by the exons ATGCGTACGTTAGCGGCGAGGTTAAGTACG CATATTTTCAGAAGCAAGGCAGTGAATTTTCAACCCCAGAAGAAATTTTCTACATCTAGCTACGGAAGAG atGAAAGATCCATAGAAGAAGAGGCTGAAAGGAAAATAGGGTGGCTGTTGAAACTGATTTTCGCTGGGACTGCAACAGTTGTTGCTTATCAGTTTTTCCCGTACATGG GAGACAATCTGTTGAAGCAGTCTGTGACACTTTTACAAGTCAAGGACCCCTTGTTCAAAAGAATGGGAGCATCCAGATTGGCTCGTTTTGCCATTGATG ATGAAAGACGGatgaaaattattgaaatgggTGGAGCTCAAGAACTTTTGAGGATGTTGGAGGCTGCTAAAGATGACCGCACAAGGAAGGAAGCTTTAAAGGCTCTTTTTGCTATCTCAAAATCAG atgaagctgctgCGGTCTTGCAAGTCGTTGGAGCGATATCAGCTATCAAGTCCACCCCTGGTTCCCTCGAGGATGCTGAAGTTGAGAAATACAAGTCAAATTTGTTGAATAGATTCCAAGTTCTGAGATATGATGTTAGCTCTGATCCTTAG